Proteins from a genomic interval of Xylocopa sonorina isolate GNS202 chromosome 4, iyXylSono1_principal, whole genome shotgun sequence:
- the LOC143423250 gene encoding actin maturation protease isoform X2, whose product MCEKTEVSDADSLPPWAKITLTSAEAEIEKLISRNELKDAEVTYFCQVEPILQDGPQCGLVALAMASQEYTKPVSVSQLLAEARVRGFTQHGEVYSVDFMGTLAAEYLPDHRPDILVDLQQCPDTLTHALAHGAMVLIPYDSDFNHAPCLKRGHKAHWALLVGLISSRQGYHVLARHGKSRHLACWPLRDLIESNGNLEEEGTARHAGGYVIPKGGVGGQRGLRGRALALHPYI is encoded by the exons ATGTGTGAGAAAACCGAAGTGAGCGATGCAGACTCCCTGCCGCCTTGGGCTAAAATTACCCTTACATCTGCAGAAGCAGAAATTGAAAAGCTGATATCGCGAAATGAGCTGAAGGATGCTGAAGTGACGTATTTTTGTCAAGTCGAACCAATTCTGCAAGACGGGCCACA ATGCGGTTTAGTGGCACTTGCTATGGCATCACAAGAATATACAAAGCCAGTCTCCGTGAGTCAACTCTTAGCCGAGGCTCGTGTTAGGGGTTTCACACAACACGGAGAAGTGTACAGTGTTGATTTTATGGGTACATTGGCAGCTGAATATTTACCTGACCACAGACCGGATATCTTAGTAGATTTACAACAATGCCCAGATACATTGACACATGCTTTAGCTCACGGTGCAATGGTATTAATTCCATACGATTCCGATTTCAATCATGCTCCATGCTTAAAAAGAGGCCATAAAGCCCATTGGGCATTACTTGTCGGTCTAATTTCATCTAG ACAAGGATATCATGTCTTGGCGCGTCACGGAAAATCGCGTCACTTAGCTTGTTGGCCGTTGCGCGACCTAATCGAGAGCAACGGCAACTTGGAGGAGGAAGGAACAGCCAGACACGCAGGTGGATACGTGATACCAAAGGGAGGAGTTGGCGGGCAGAGAGGTTTGCGCGGTAGGGCACTGGCGTTGCACCCGTACATATAA
- the LOC143423250 gene encoding actin maturation protease isoform X1: MPAPPPPLSSLPEAPMCEKTEVSDADSLPPWAKITLTSAEAEIEKLISRNELKDAEVTYFCQVEPILQDGPQCGLVALAMASQEYTKPVSVSQLLAEARVRGFTQHGEVYSVDFMGTLAAEYLPDHRPDILVDLQQCPDTLTHALAHGAMVLIPYDSDFNHAPCLKRGHKAHWALLVGLISSRQGYHVLARHGKSRHLACWPLRDLIESNGNLEEEGTARHAGGYVIPKGGVGGQRGLRGRALALHPYI; this comes from the exons ATGCCAGCACCACCTCCACCTTTATCAAGTTTGCCAGAGGCACCTATGTGTGAGAAAACCGAAGTGAGCGATGCAGACTCCCTGCCGCCTTGGGCTAAAATTACCCTTACATCTGCAGAAGCAGAAATTGAAAAGCTGATATCGCGAAATGAGCTGAAGGATGCTGAAGTGACGTATTTTTGTCAAGTCGAACCAATTCTGCAAGACGGGCCACA ATGCGGTTTAGTGGCACTTGCTATGGCATCACAAGAATATACAAAGCCAGTCTCCGTGAGTCAACTCTTAGCCGAGGCTCGTGTTAGGGGTTTCACACAACACGGAGAAGTGTACAGTGTTGATTTTATGGGTACATTGGCAGCTGAATATTTACCTGACCACAGACCGGATATCTTAGTAGATTTACAACAATGCCCAGATACATTGACACATGCTTTAGCTCACGGTGCAATGGTATTAATTCCATACGATTCCGATTTCAATCATGCTCCATGCTTAAAAAGAGGCCATAAAGCCCATTGGGCATTACTTGTCGGTCTAATTTCATCTAG ACAAGGATATCATGTCTTGGCGCGTCACGGAAAATCGCGTCACTTAGCTTGTTGGCCGTTGCGCGACCTAATCGAGAGCAACGGCAACTTGGAGGAGGAAGGAACAGCCAGACACGCAGGTGGATACGTGATACCAAAGGGAGGAGTTGGCGGGCAGAGAGGTTTGCGCGGTAGGGCACTGGCGTTGCACCCGTACATATAA